The Pieris brassicae chromosome 3, ilPieBrab1.1, whole genome shotgun sequence genome contains the following window.
TGCGCTATTCTAGTACTTATATCCAAAATAATCAGAAACAAACACAAACGAACATAGCGCTACTCGAACGAATCGTGGCAAACTTCACGTAACATGAAAAAGGGACGCACTTAGGCCATAAAGCGAGACAGAAATACTAATATCTGACAAACATTGCAGTATTTTCGATTGCAAAGCGATCTTTCCGGTCATACTAAACATTCAtcgtacatacaaaaaatatttggttatGTATCCCTTccatactaaaaaaaaatccgagTATTGCATAGTCTAGCCGTAAATGCTGGCCACACTCTTGCAGCTATACTTTTTGGCGAAAAAATGGCCCGTCTAGGAGCCCCTTTAGTAATATTCATTAACCTAATGTTACATCCCCTGAAATAGTGATATTGTAATGTGCGGTTACTGTGTCGTccgtaattatgtttaatgaaaCAATCGTAAACGCTGTTGCTCTTAAATCTAATTAGATGAATTACtgtaatatacatatagttattttttaactatttacactaaatacataaccatgtttaataaagtaacatttcaataatcattagccttaatattattaagaccAACAATTCCAGGCATGGATATTAAGCCGTCAATTGCTCGAGACATCTTAGTAAATAtgtatactaaatatttgactatttacactaaatacatatttaaatcgtATAATAGGAAAAAAAGCTTTCATTTGATATGTATAATTCTATACCTATGTAATGTAGTTAGTATCCTAGTACCTAAAAATTGCATTATcgtcttttatttttcctgAATAAAATAGATGTAGCTTTTACGCCTTTCTTACCCGGGGCAAGCTAtatgtttgaataaaatataaatgtatagacATGTAACATAGATacacacaatatatatattgtgtgtatattataagatataaaacGTAATCAGATGACACTTACTTGACAGGAAAATTAACAACAGTAGGATTTTTCTCCacaaaaaaggtattttttgtaaaccttttaatataaagtatgaGGTAAGGTGGCAGCTGAGTAATCTCAAATCTTTTCAggaaattttctttatatgttttGTACTCTTTCGATGTTTGCCCATTGAATTTTGATAACAGTTGGTAAAGGTTAACCTGTAATGTGagaataataaagttattgttaACATTTCTTCTTGATTTGTTTCTTGTTGTTTACAAAAGTGCATAAAACCTGAAAGTCAAGGTTAATTTTtagcaaaacaaaacacactTCGCATGAAAAAGCAGACCTAATAGCCAGCCAAGTGTTGCCCCACTGAGTTCTATgggaataatttatatttcaaagaaaGTAAATGACCTGGAGGTTAAAATGACAATTTACCAGAATTaaatgtagtaaaaaaatcttactatTCCTATAATTTtgcataaatttattacagataAGCAGCTGTTACTGATTAATACATGTGatactaatacaataaaataatgttactacTATTTATACCTGTGGTATAATATTTTCCCTAAATTCATCAGTGAATAGTGGCGTTGGCGGTAAGTCACAAGTGAGATAAAGGAAAGGAGACTCTGTTATCATCTCATTATATTCTTCACTGTTTAAATCTACCTTAGCAGCATCATCTGCATCTGGTGGTGGAAGTTTTCTGGAAAATGAAGTATCTATTCACaatgttcaattatttaaattttataattaatctaatgttagttaataatgtattgtttCTACTGATCTATATAATAAACCTcccaaaaacaataatttttttagagcTTTTTGTTAATTCACTAAAAGATttgcaatacaaaataaaaaattcataccTTGTATAAATTCTCATGTGGCCCAAAAatgacttataaataattgaactgTCTGGTTTCTTAGTACCATTCAGCGCCATGTGTAATGAATTCAAAAACCACGACATGAAATCAATTGGATCacctataaacaaaaataataatacttattaaataagaaatgtGAACAAAAAGGTACTCAATATACTACCTTTTTTGAGGATCTTTCAGGATATGATATGATAGAATTCTGTGGAtactaaaaaatttatttactttaaccAAACACTATCTGATATGTATGGAATAACAAAATAGTAGCAGATTAGCTTAGAAATTGAATTTGGTTTTGGTTTAAATCTGTAaatagcattttttaaaacatgcaCCATTTATGCAATCAATACATATAGCAAAATcttactttgtttaataaactGAAACCGCTTCTTTGACCATAATACTACAGCTTGCAACATTTCATGAGGTGACACATGGGCTTTGAATGCTCGGGGGTTccataattttcttaataactcTCCAAATCGCTGCACAAGTAAAAATGAGGAGTCTCCTGGTGGCCGTTTGACATTAGCATAGTTCTCCTCACGTAGAAAGTAATTTCTTAATGGCCGAACTTGAGCTAGACACTAAaatgaacattttaaatttagaatttgttTTTCACCAGATATATTTGAAACTGGcactttgtttatatattataagtaaacgtatttttaaatatattcaaacctgtaatataacattacaataatcattggccttaatattattaagaccAACAATTCCAGGCATGGACATAGAGCCGTCAATTGCTCGAGACATCTTAGTATTATAATCAAGTTGTTTTATTTGCTCCATTGTAAATATGGGATTGAGCACATATTTTATGTCATTAAGTGATGAATCTGAAAAagtttaaacttattaaaagaaaatttctttATCATATCTTAAGGAATttccaattataaaaaagaaactacTGATTTCTGTTTACTTGAGAACcctttaatatgtaaatattttaggtatttaaaacttttacgttgataaaattatattatatttacacaaaCTATTTTACTTCATCTCAATATATttctcaaaataatatatttacatacctATGACTTCATAATTATCAGGCAagcaataaaatttcaaagtatttaaatttaggaaCACATGATGCCCATCTGCAACTGAGTGTGTGTATGCATGAGTGTTCGTACCTCTACCctgaaaaaatacaattaaacatttaaaaagggTTCTttgacttattttttaaatctttgttGTCAACTAACTGATAGATACAACAGAGTATAAATTGattgttaaaagaaaatatataagccTAAGATTATCTAGCTGTTTCATTTATGTGCTGCTATTTTAACCAAGACTTAAGAGTCCTAAATATGATTTAGTTTCTAAGAAATTGAGAATTGAACATTGTCATATTGTTAAAGTGGTATAAAGAAAAAAGgataaacattacaaaaatatttacctgaAAATACTTTCCACAAACAAGACAAGCATAAACATTAATTCTTGTCAGCGAGACAGAGCAAAGcttttcaaaatcaaaatccaAAACATGCCGGTTAATTGTATCCAAGTATGGACACTGAATCtgcatttttgtgtttttagaTGGAGGTTCTGGAACATAAATtagtttacatttacattttaatgcctttctttaataaatagtttttttcataaagaaaacaaaatgcaGAACACACACATTCTTTAGTCATCTGATAGAACCAAgctatttgtaaatatttatagttgtgTTTTGAAAGTATAttcttctataaaataaagcaattcTAATAATCAGGTATCCGGGACTTTCTATTCAATTTACCTGATAATTCTGTCGAATTTTCTTCATCGTTTTTGCGCTTTTTCTGTGGACCTTCACTCATTTTCACCTATTAGGTTAGATTCTATACtagttaatacaaaatacaacaaGTTATGTGAACTTATAAAATGTATCCAAATGTAAACGGGTTCTCGTATAAAAACGTGTAAAGCATCTGTAACATTATTAAACAGAAAACTATGATAAAATTAGTATGATAGCTAAATTATAACTGAAAATTGCAATCacattaaatcatttaattgtGTTCAGAAATTAGGGATGTACGACATGGTAATACATGCCACAATGCCAATGGGTTATaacttaagattttttttaaatatatatttcttaattaagtTTGGTCCTCTTTTAAATGAAGcgaaaattagtatttttatttattttaattcttaattgttgcgttttagatattaaatacCTAGTTCTTATTTacttcaatataaatacaatagacATAGTTTTTCTAAAAATCCCATCcctattgaataaaacaaatttacttCAGATTGAccagtaaaacaaaaaatgtcaTATGTCAAATACAGTGCTGCCAACTTCCGATTACAAAAGCGGGTTGAAATACTAAATACACTTTGTATTGGTAAATACGATTCCTGAAATAagacttggcttaaaggtctcgttaccaggccataaaattaaaaaaaaaatacgattcCTGAGAAGTACTTGAAGatcaagtttatatataatgtaattaattcacGTTTATATCTGTTAAATATTTAGCTCTCGCGTCATAGACAATATAATGCATTGACGAATCGATTCGAACTTTTTCCAAAACTGCTATATTCATCTTATTTTGAGTATCGACTGGCTAGATATGAGCCCATGAGCgctagataatttaaaatttccgtaTTTCTCAGTTTGGCGCCAATCTgttattagtataaataatgcGGCGAGTAAGAACCACACATTAGTAACCGGTAATATGTTTAGGATTCTGGAATCTTCTTAggtaaacagtttttataatgCAGGAATCAGAGGATTTTAACttctcttaaaaaataaacagtgtCGGCCTAGCCCTGGCTggagcgtgcgactctcatccctgaggtcgaaggTTCGAACACCGGTTATATAAAGGAAAGGtttatatgcgcatttaactctCGCTCGTACGATGAAGAGAAACATCGATCATATCAAGAAATAATCGTCGGCGTGTGTCGGTCACATAAGATTAATCTACCGGAGGTCTCACCCGGCGGAGCTTGACCGCGAGCCGCGCAAGCTGCCCGATACCACCACCGATCACGACATCAGGGCCAAGTCGAGATTACTCCTTGGCCCGCTCACCACCGGATTGACACCCCAGATATGACCCCATCGGCTGCGCGCAGCGGGTAGAGACCGCGTCTCCCCGCGCGCCGCAGCCCCCATCAAGGGCTATATGCCCGCCCCCGTACCGCCACACCACCTGAAGGGGGCACACGCCCCGAACAGGGAAAAACACCCCCCTCGCTAGGGAGGGTGTAGCAATTACTACGAACAATTATCacgaaacatacagaaatctggggCTCAGACTAAATACTAGTAATAGCACTGAGTAAGCATTAAATGTCAAATAAGGAAACAAATGTTTtgagatttaataattatttctgtttaaaattaaaatcctaAAGTAATAAGTAgtactatttatttgtaataacagtttattgtgtatttaatgGTGCATAAAGCAAAACAtcaacaatacaatacaataattgatTACGTCACAAAGGCAGTGTGGTGTTTTGATAGTTGTTAGtcatgaaatataattattttagttacctATAGtgtgaaatacatattataatattacatattgcCTGCTTATTGCTAGTCCATCATACAATAAAGCGAACAATGTTAGTTTAagaatttcttatttaaacaacaaaataaacctaaaattcaaataaataaatcacagtggtttatattaaaaaatatctcataTTACACACATCTTCAATAGAAAtctgaaaaattaattaaatcataattatattgagTATTTTTCCATTGCAATCAACatcattgtaataataaagagcaataaattattcataattactttttctatttattattcctCTTAAGCAATTTCCCCAGCTTCaacctaaaattattttaatataaatagtctATTACTAAGGTACAGTTTCCAATATTATAAGTGgtccttataaatatttctatagacAAAGATTGTTTTTAGTGAGAAGAAATATAGCAAAATGTGTAGACTGTAAACACACCAAACAATACCTGTATTGTAACAATATAGTTAATTTACTAGATTAGATCACAAGGCAAGAAATTTCTCATTTACATGTTTGTTTACACAAATGATCAATAATGGATATGATCAAGTCCAATGTGCTGTGTTATAGAGGTACCTTTTGAAGGTAGAACTGTTGgtaaactaattattaatacatataaaataatcttgaATGGTTTTTTACACTTAGTAAAGAATGGGAATTTAAAGCAAGTTTTGTACATGAATACTCCTTGCCCAAAaatcaaaactaagtgactaaATCTTGTTCACAGCCATAACAGTATCACTGTAATGTATATTCTACTATATGACATCATGTAACCTTACTGTATGTTGTATAATATAAGGTCCTTTATGCAATTATCAACCCTTAACATGTCTTGTTGTTATAAACTTCACAACCAAATTAGTGATTTAAAACTATGCTAtcaatacttttataattctTTCTATACTTGATCTACACATTGGACAACTGCTGATATCTTTCTGTGAACAACTTTGACAACAACACATGTGACCGCAAGGCACAAACACCACCTGAGACTTACATTCCATACATATTACACACTCGCCATCCGGAGACATATTATTCTCTACCTGACTTAAGACTCCTTTTTGGGAATCTTCAGAAGGTAATGGTGGTGCACTTGTACTCAAAGACGTAAACTCATTTCCATTTTTACTCagaacatatttattaatagcctttataatattttcttggtCTATTTTCAAGGATACTCCTGATAGTTTTAAGTCTTGGGCTGTGATATTTAATAAGGATGTAtcagaaaacaaaatattaaccaaAAATGGTAAACAGTGTATGACACCCTCTTGTAATAGATAATTTACAAGAACTGGATCCAAGGATTTTCCAATTCTTAGTAGAGATGGAGGTGCACAATCTAACAACTTTTTATAGCTCTGCAACCAAAAATCTGTCTTATTATTACATTCATTTTCTGCCTCATGCAAAGTATCAATTAATTGCTTCCTCCTTTTATTTTTCTGAATAAAAAGGTCATCCAGTAAAGTAACTAAATGTATTCGCTGTTGAAGCAGttgattataattatcaactatgttaatttttttcttttcctGTTCAATAACACTTAATTTAGCTAAATGTGAAGAGACTAAAGATATCTCTTGATTTAAACTCCAGCTTCTGGCATCAACTTGGTCCAATAATGAAGATACCATGGCTTTCTGTACATCTTGATCCTCTAAAAGTAGTTGAACTTGACCTTCTCTAAGATGATCTTTTTCATTTAGTAATTGTTCCAATTTTCCATCCACTATAGTCTCTTGAATTAACAAGTTCTTTTTAAcatcatttaaattatctttataatatttcatatacttTCCTACTGAGCAGTTTTCTTCTAATACTTGttgcattgtttttaatatgtcaCTTCTTTTAATGTTATCATAGTTTTGCCTAGTAATTTCTAACAAATGGTCATGTTCTAACTGCTCATGTGCTAGTTGTTGTTGAATGATTTCAGGCTTTAGTTTATCATATCCTATGAAgctattaattaaacattcaatattttgttcttccttttgtatagtatttattaatttctgcCTTTCTAGTTCTCTACCTTCATgtattttagatatttctaTATCTAAGCTAAGTTgttcttttaaaacatttgacaACATTTTTTCTCTCTGTACTTGATTTGCTTTATATATTTGGTCTTCCTTTTGCTGAACAGCTTGTTCTGCTTCTTCCCATGTAATTCTGGGTTTAGTGAAGAGGTCCACAGACGGATTTCCAACATAAGCTGGAAATATATTATCACTATCTGGCACAGGTGGtgtataagtaatatttgcttgaaaacaaagaaatttcATTATTGCTTCAGTACCCCTAATAGCAACTTCAGGGGGTGGTATGTGAAATTGTTCATAATCCAATTCAATTGAGCATAAATTTGAAGCAAGACAGAGTTCTATACAGATTTCATTCAAGTCTTTGTtacctataataataagtttacgTAAGCTTTGTAGTTGCCCCAAAActggatttaatttttttaaattgtttcttgAGACATCTAGTATTTTGAGCGTttgcaaacattttatttcatctgGCAAGTAGGTAATTTGGTTTTCTTGTATGTATAGTTCTGTGAGACTAAGAAGAAACCTAATATTCTTAGGTATTTgtgtgaaattatttttactgatGTTTAATGTTTTGACCAACTGAAGATCTGCTAATTGACCACCTTCTTCTAATGTTTTTAGCttgttattttgtaaatataagtaATCTTTACGAAAAACCTtacatattgaaaatattccAGAAGGCAATTCTCTCAAATCGCAACCTGATAGGTCAAACTCCGGTTCCGGTGATTCTTTTGCCATATAGAGCTTTCGGTCCAGTATTGCACGACATTCCGACGAATTATGAGCGTGTCTATTAAACATCATTATTGTTCGGTTTACACCCGACGCAGCACAACccattaaagtaaattaaagaGGATACAATGTACAAACTGcgtcatataatatttaacattgtataGTTTCATCGTTCATTAGCGACGTTACTAAGTTGTTGCCTAAATTCTAATCCTAAAATGGATGGcggtaattatttaattaacttacaaatattattttcacaaagagaaatgaaaatatatcacTACAGCGTTGATAGAAATTAGTACTGAGTAAGAGTAAATCAATGAACTGACAGATGGATCACAAAAGCACAGATCAAGTAGAGATGAATCTGTAAAGTGTCATTGTATTCGTGGGAAGGACAGACAGGGCCAACTCCACGTAATAAATAGCTCTACTCTGCAGAAAGCCCCAGCACTAAACACATGACTTGAGCATTGTCTTTATTTAGGCTGTGTATGTACTTAGTAACGGTTATAGATTGTGTTCTAGAATAAGAAAAAGCATAGAAATCGcgttaatagtaaaaaatatttaagaccaTTATTTTCTAGTCCTCCTtatgcttaaaaaaataaaagaaatataaaataaatcctaAAAAGGAGACTTATGTTTGCATGGCTAAATTTTGCGTAGGTTGAAAGTGGTTGGCATCCGAGATAGTATCACCTTTGTCAacctattaatattataattataccttaattatttatcactaTGATAgggaataaaatcaatttgtCATAAAACCAGTTAAGCCAATCTGTCATTGGTTAGTTTTATCTATATTCTCACCATGTTGCCAAATCCCGTTAATAGATATACACGGAGTAATTTAAGCAAAAAAAGgaatacagaaaaaaacaatgttaaaaatatgttattttgtaCAGAATTATTGTGTTAtaattactatcattattatattaaatattttaaattgtgctTAGCacattatttctaaaataactatctattatttaaataaatgtcctGAAATTGTTGCATTTGCCGCTGACTTTCATTTGATGTAGTTTTATGATATTCTGGTGcgtttaaaaatgattttgtacTTAAAAACTTTCCAGATTCTTGATAAATTAAAGAAGGAGCGTCATATAAATGGTCATGATTATATGGTGCATCTTCCTTATAAGTGCGTAATCCACTATAGTTATTTATTCTGTTTTCCTTGATTGGTGAATAATCTTGATTATTAGTTTGATAcgcaatgtttttattgtatccGATTTCTCGTTCGTTATCATCAGTGTGATAACGGACACTGTCTGAATGGTCATACATATTTCCTTTGTTCCTTATTGCTAATATTTCTTCATCATCTTGGGGTTTATCAACAGGTTCTCTGTACCACTCACTTTTCTGAATCTGATTTAAGTATGGATTAGGTTGCATAAGATCTCGCATTGGAGTGTTATATTCATTGGAATGTTCATAGTCAAACTTTCTGGCATCTGACGGGTTTATCTTACTATTGACTACATTCGAAAATCTATGTAATATTCCTTGCAAATCGTTACTTTCatctttcattttatatagcaTAGTTTTGGTTATAGGAAAATCATTTATCTCTTGAGTAACTCCAAATCCTTGAACAGACATTGAAGGCATACTGGTTTTTTTCGCTCCGCTAAAATCATTAAGCTTATCATTATCattcaatttatatgtttgtGCATCAGCTAGATTTATCACCACGGTTTTACCTTGATGATACCCTATTCCACGACCCTGAAAGGGTTTATTTTTgctagttttctttttaagcaCAGGTGTCTTGGATGAGTCGTCTAAAAGCAGGTCGGAGTCTGCGTCACAATACATTTTGTTCAATTTTTGAACATCTTTTTGTGATAAACCAACTCTTTGGCCGATACTCGCCCCCAGCTGAAATAAAAAGTcgattgaaattttaatttcaaaatatatatggtATAAGAGTGAGGTTTGTGTGGTAattttaacgtttttattCGAATAGAATAgaagtttagttttaatgcCGTTGTACGAGGTTCGCGGGGccaaatacattaaaatcacATACCCGTACTAGGAGATTACCTTtcattttatcaaaaaaattacttatttaccaatttttttaacttaacacTACAAAAGAATCAGTGGAATACTCTAATGttctaagtattttttaagacTGTTAATCATCTTTACCTGTTTTGGCACTAGAGTGTCCTGTCCATTGACAGAAAACGCTTTTTGACCGTAATGCAGTACACTCTCGTAGTCGTAGCCGACTCCAAAATCGGACACGGAAAAAGTGTTGTATTTGCGGAAATTGTGTCGAGCAGCTGaaacacacataaaaataaaaatattactcacGGGAAATAACCATCAAGTGAAATTGTCGTCTATCCTGttatgaaaaaatactttactttCCTACGAGTCTATTAGCCAGGAAGTTTAATAATCCTTTTGCACATTCCAAATGAAGACAATATACCCTTCATAACCTATAACCCTTCAATCGAACCGAGATCACTCAGCCTGACTAGCTAATatcatatacaataatatatacaataaaccGCAATTACACATAagtcattataaataaaccacgagttttttagtattttacgTAGAATACTACTCTAGCGTAAGTATACCTAGTCTTGCcataaatattgaaacaaagaaaaaaaaatctattgcaaatatattttttttaacttttacagcgtgttagtttaatacataaatataaaacaatttaaacgtCCGTTTACAACCAAGACTGTAGACCGAGCTTTATGACTCGGCGCcgagtcttgctggaaggaccGTTCTTTGTTATTAAACATGGTGATGTTAAGGGGCTTCACTACATTCTCAAGTATGGTATCACAAAAGTATGGCTCAGTCGCTCCTTCATAGCTAATatcccaccaaaccatcactgaagaCGGATAGTGCCCACGTTGCACTCTGTATAATTGGCAAGCTTTCTTAGAGCTTTGAGTATAAATACggtcattttgtttgttaaaatattgctcaattgtaaaaaaaatatcatccgtaaacaaaatttttctGTGATCATCCTTTGCGTACCGCTTTAGTAGTTGTTTGGATTTTaccattttaacttttttcgaTTTTAACCTGTTAAACTAttgtcattatatttaaaaaaaaagatacaattttacttgaaactggcataaagtgaaaactattgccataattatattaaaaaaactcttgGTACAcatgaaaatgaacctaacgcgagaaaatttctggtcaatgatttattacgactttcgttgtgggcttactcaacaacacaTCTAttataggctgcgattagcatttttaataaagccccatctcgtgccactattcacaattggtttaacgagttcaagcgtggacgtagcaatctcaatgatgatccgcgtgtgGGACGTCCTTTAATAGCGACTACTAacgaagataacatcagtgctgtgcgacgcatgatagaggaagataagagagtgacctatcagtaGATATGGGCAAACCTAGGCATCGGTATGAGCcgaattcaaaaaatattacacaaacatttaggcgtcagaaAGCTTTGTAACAGATAGagtccccatactttaaccaacgaacagaaacaccttcgcatggactggtgtcgccaaatgttagataagttggCGTTGACGTATCGAACGACGTTAAGTTTCGCGGttatttggagggaaaggttaaattagcctccaaaagacttggtgtgctcagcgaagagcggttcgaatcgtcgagcAATCtctctccgagcggcttgatcctttggcgttgcgtagagatgtggggtcactctgcatcttctatcgaatttaccatggagagtgttcaaaggagttgttcggattaatacctgcagctgagtttcatcatcggacgtcgaggcagaatacaaaattccattcgtatcaccttgacgtccgccgttccacgactgatcttttttcaaggcaatttttgccgcgcaccaccggtatgtggaaccagcagcccactgaagtatttccgaaccaattcgtaGGAAATTtgctggatatattgctatgAACCCGacaccaaaagacaatcaccTCAGTGGTTGTTTCCTTTTGAGGATCGCCCAactaaagaaaggaagaagtcaaggaaaaaatatgattgcctcattctttggtcggaaaggtcatttcgcgacagttgtgctagaagatggaagcacagttactgcagactggtatgtcaatcgctgtttgcctgttgtcttggaaaaaattcgacagcagcgccctcgaagcaggatccttTTTCACCACGACAttgcttcagcgcactccgcaaaacggactgttgaatatgtgacaatggcaggtgtcgagataatg
Protein-coding sequences here:
- the LOC123706873 gene encoding U4/U6.U5 tri-snRNP-associated protein 2, producing the protein MSEGPQKKRKNDEENSTELSEPPSKNTKMQIQCPYLDTINRHVLDFDFEKLCSVSLTRINVYACLVCGKYFQGRGTNTHAYTHSVADGHHVFLNLNTLKFYCLPDNYEVIDSSLNDIKYVLNPIFTMEQIKQLDYNTKMSRAIDGSMSMPGIVGLNNIKANDYCNVILQCLAQVRPLRNYFLREENYANVKRPPGDSSFLLVQRFGELLRKLWNPRAFKAHVSPHEMLQAVVLWSKKRFQFIKQSDPIDFMSWFLNSLHMALNGTKKPDSSIIYKSFLGHMRIYTRKLPPPDADDAAKVDLNSEEYNEMITESPFLYLTCDLPPTPLFTDEFRENIIPQVNLYQLLSKFNGQTSKEYKTYKENFLKRFEITQLPPYLILYIKRFTKNTFFVEKNPTVVNFPVKNVDFGDILTPEVKAKYKGKTTYELVGNILHDGTPEKGTYRAHVLHKPTQQWYEMQDLHVTSILPQMITLTEAYIQIYELKDD
- the LOC123707100 gene encoding E3 ubiquitin-protein ligase LRSAM1-like; translation: MGCAASGVNRTIMMFNRHAHNSSECRAILDRKLYMAKESPEPEFDLSGCDLRELPSGIFSICKVFRKDYLYLQNNKLKTLEEGGQLADLQLVKTLNISKNNFTQIPKNIRFLLSLTELYIQENQITYLPDEIKCLQTLKILDVSRNNLKKLNPVLGQLQSLRKLIIIGNKDLNEICIELCLASNLCSIELDYEQFHIPPPEVAIRGTEAIMKFLCFQANITYTPPVPDSDNIFPAYVGNPSVDLFTKPRITWEEAEQAVQQKEDQIYKANQVQREKMLSNVLKEQLSLDIEISKIHEGRELERQKLINTIQKEEQNIECLINSFIGYDKLKPEIIQQQLAHEQLEHDHLLEITRQNYDNIKRSDILKTMQQVLEENCSVGKYMKYYKDNLNDVKKNLLIQETIVDGKLEQLLNEKDHLREGQVQLLLEDQDVQKAMVSSLLDQVDARSWSLNQEISLVSSHLAKLSVIEQEKKKINIVDNYNQLLQQRIHLVTLLDDLFIQKNKRRKQLIDTLHEAENECNNKTDFWLQSYKKLLDCAPPSLLRIGKSLDPVLVNYLLQEGVIHCLPFLVNILFSDTSLLNITAQDLKLSGVSLKIDQENIIKAINKYVLSKNGNEFTSLSTSAPPLPSEDSQKGVLSQVENNMSPDGECVICMECKSQVVFVPCGHMCCCQSCSQKDISSCPMCRSSIERIIKVLIA
- the LOC123707669 gene encoding uncharacterized protein LOC123707669 isoform X1, with protein sequence MKLIYFVSFLCFFIVKCGSMSQSEIEDFANFIQETSHLDQNLKSKDPEADYDEDEPIDNAWEESGKFEGDLILNDRQRRMIVTNVVEGLARNGLTDSTKRWPNNEVVYFIQREHFNLDQVQAIQDGLDDLARASCVKFIPFKKGDRDAVVIQGSRRGCFSQVGYQGGFQVLNLSGRHPVGRGCFRHGTVVHELLHTLGFYHMQSSPDRDDYINVHWENIIQAARHNFRKYNTFSVSDFGVGYDYESVLHYGQKAFSVNGQDTLVPKQLGASIGQRVGLSQKDVQKLNKMYCDADSDLLLDDSSKTPVLKKKTSKNKPFQGRGIGYHQGKTVVINLADAQTYKLNDNDKLNDFSGAKKTSMPSMSVQGFGVTQEINDFPITKTMLYKMKDESNDLQGILHRFSNVVNSKINPSDARKFDYEHSNEYNTPMRDLMQPNPYLNQIQKSEWYREPVDKPQDDEEILAIRNKGNMYDHSDSVRYHTDDNEREIGYNKNIAYQTNNQDYSPIKENRINNYSGLRTYKEDAPYNHDHLYDAPSLIYQESGKFLSTKSFLNAPEYHKTTSNESQRQMQQFQDIYLNNR